From Dioscorea cayenensis subsp. rotundata cultivar TDr96_F1 chromosome 13, TDr96_F1_v2_PseudoChromosome.rev07_lg8_w22 25.fasta, whole genome shotgun sequence, the proteins below share one genomic window:
- the LOC120274935 gene encoding uncharacterized protein LOC120274935, with translation MVLKHNKRPFGAEESCQPTCKHNIRRLNCGSRLASFAGISSFVDGGGKETASQLQGESRVEGYPHITCCSVSKDEKQKTTGFAVVPKDHSSNGCYNTSSLLGGNNYDVARPEYGRQILCEDLSFQLGCAEFDQDFQLHLFSEILPVNSSIHERSVVSEHPVATCEEMPADDTNLSGPPSLSWHTFNAHEGPIPLELPGGACFFPYFEDDHQMFECKLLEEINSSVPDYPYQKACCHWTKTSS, from the exons ATGGTGCTTAAGCATAACAAACGACCTTTCGGCGCTGAAGAGTCCTGCCAACCTACTTGTAAGCATAATATCAGACGGTTAAATTGCGGTAGTCGTCTAGCATCATTTGCAGGAATTTCTTCATTTGTTG ATGGAGGAGGTAAAGAAACGGCTAGCCAACTACAAGGCGAATCAAGAGTGGAAGGTTATCCTCATATAACATGTTGTTCTGTATCAAAGGATGAGAAGCAAAAAACCACAGGATTTGCTGTTGTTCCTAAAGATCATTCTAGTAATGGGTGTTACAATACCTCTAGCTTGCTTGGTGGGAACAACTATGATGTTGCGAGACCAGAGTATGGAAGGCAAATTTTGTGTGAAGACCTATCCTTTCAACTTGGATGTGCTGAATTTGACCaagattttcagttacatttgTTCTCAGAAATTCTTCCTGTAAATAGTAGTATCCATGAACGATCAGTTGTTTCAG AACATCCAGTTGCTACTTGCGAGGAGATGCCTGCTGATGATACCAACTTGAGTGGTCCTCCAAGCTTGTCATGGCACACTTTTAATGCACATGAAGGGCCTATACCCTTGGAACTGCCTGGCGGGGCAtgcttctttccttattttgaGGATGACCACCAAATGTTTGAATGTAAACTTCTTGAAGAGATCAATTCATCCGTTCCTGATTACCCTTATCAAAAAGCCTGTTGCCACTGGACCAAAACATCAAGCTGA
- the LOC120274735 gene encoding cyclin-D-binding Myb-like transcription factor 1 — MDFAHGDMGYYYEKVVEEESGKSEKKKKSKKKNQKESGGLEDNGVTNKETVDMRESENGNGLDLDGSEVKSGENRKEKRKKLDPIANSDFGEKLDYEGRINENEKELDSQKLSTSSSSKVTMKEVKEKKKRKNKSSKLVSSALLDTAAKATDSLGSEECEDLSGNKSERKRRRDADTVEAEKHGNSKRKKVKQASRIVAPSVTEEDVGGTPSMANENGERSNDMKVKNSGTEHFDKSKSKKGAKNKAARKDSKSKKRGTDDLKTSASKQKKKVSFSGDVEVFPVNNATNCEEEDEENLIRGQRYTREEDELLKKAVLDYVEENGLGEDGVEKVMDCRKYPEVKNCWKIIRTALPRRPYCSVYMRAHVIFQRSERRSWLPEEVEYVKKFHEEHGPDWATLAKILGKHRFHVKNTWRRVKLSTAKKGKWSQDEYQTLFDLVNMDLRMKAFTEQKPNHKILRDNISWDPISEKLKTRHDALCCMKWYNQLTSPLVNEGLWVDSDDYRLIYALQNEDAFCEEDVDWDNLLEHRPGDICRKRLKQMIRYIGGHQEKSFIEQVDVLSQRYCPEMLEYRE; from the exons ATGGATTTTGCTCATGGTGATATGGGATACTACTATGAGAAAGTTGTAGAAGAAGAGTCTGGGAAGagtgagaagaaaaagaagtcaaaaaagaaaaatcagaaggAGAGTGGTGGTTTGGAAGACAATGGTGTCACTAACAAGGAGACTGTTGATATGCGTGAGAGTGAGAATGGGAATGGGTTGGATTTAGATGGAAGTGAGGTGAAATCAGGAGAaaatagaaaagagaagagaaagaaattgGATCCTATAGCAAATAGTGATTTTGGGGAGAAGTTGGATTATGAAGGGAGAattaatgagaatgaaaagGAGTTGGATTCACAAAAACTTTCTACTTCTAGTTCTAGTAAAGTGACAATGAAGGAGgtgaaggagaaaaagaaacgAAAGAACAAAAGTAGTAAGCTTGTTTCATCAGCATTGTTAGATACTGCTGCAAAGGCCACTGACAGTCTTGGCAGTGAAGAGTGTGAGGACTTGAGTGGGAATAAATCtgagaggaagagaagaagggaTGCTGATACTGTTGAGGCTGAGAAGCATGGGAACAGCAAAAGGAAGAAAGTCAAGCAAGCATCTAGAATTGTAGCTCCGAGTGTGACTGAAGAGGATGTTGGTGGGACACCATCAATGGCCAATGAGAATGGTGAGAGAAGCAATGACATGAAGGTGAAAAATAGTGGTACAGAACATTTTGATAAATCAAAGTCAAAGAAAGGTGCCAAAAATAAGGCAGCGAGGAAGGATTCTAAGTCAAAGAAGCGAGGCACAGATGATCTCAAGACTTCAGCTtcaaagcaaaagaagaaggtATCTTTCTCAGGTGATGTTGAGGTCTTCCCTGTTAACAATGCCACAAACTgcgaagaagaagatgaagaaaatctGATCCGAGGCCAGCGTTACACGCGAGAAGAAGATGAATTGCTGAAGAAAGCTGTCCTGGATTATGTAGAA GAGAATGGACTGGGAGAGGATGGTGTGGAGAAGGTTATGGACTGTAGGAAATATCCAGAAGTTAAAAATTGCTGGAAGATTATTA GGACTGCTCTGCCCAGGAGACCTTATTGTTCAGTATATATGCGAGCTCATGTCATATTTCAGAGGAGTGAGAGGCGCAGTTGGCTACCTGAAGAAGTAGAATATGTCAAGAA ATTCCATGAGGAACATGGACCGGATTGGGCAACCTTGGCGAAAATTCTTGGGAAGCATCGGTTTCATGTGAAAAATACTTGGAGAAGGGTAAAACTATCCACTGCAAAAAAGG GCAAATGGTCTCAGGATGAGTATCAGACTTTGTTTGATTTAGTGAATATGGATTTGCGAATGAAGGCATTCACAGAACAGAAGCCAAACCATAAAATT TTGAGGGATAATATTTCCTGGGATCCAATCAGTGAGAAGCTGAAAACTCGACATGATGCACTTTGCTGTATGAAGTG GTATAATCAGTTAACATCACCATTGGTCAATGAAGGTTTATGGGTTGATTCAGATGACTATCGGCTGATCTATGC GCTTCAAAATGAAGATGCTTTTTGCGAGGAGGATGTTGACTGGGACAACCTTCTGGAGCATAG GCCTGGTGATATTTGCCGGAAACGCTTGAAGCAAATGATCCGGTACATCGGTGGTCACCAGGAGAAATCTTTCATCGAACAAGTGGACGTTCTTTCGCAAAGGTATTGCCCGGAGATGCTTGAGTACCGAGAATGA
- the LOC120274740 gene encoding uncharacterized protein LOC120274740, translating into MCAFKTLSVSPPNFPIRFSSFPLGLCFNGRQLSTLAAAAAVATDDSSDTVEQLLTDTNGIERLMKMDRRRFPESNRWFPYLDVFRVGSMALRSGEVIQALDPYIQDARKERMRQAVVGRSYSVCLVVEGLSDFGNVSAAFRSADALGIQSVHVISPDSRKRCSLMLGIRTIGM; encoded by the exons ATGTGCgctttcaaaaccctaagcgTTTCTCCTCCCAATTTCCCCATCCGATTCTCATCGTTTCCTCTTGGTCTATGCTTCAATGGGCGACAGCTCTCCACCCTTGCCGCCGCTGCTGCTGTTGCCACTGATGACTCCAGTGACACCGTCGAGCAGCTGCTCACCGACACCAACGGCATCGAGCGACTCATGAAGATGGATCGCCGGAGGTTTCCTGAATCTAATCGTTGGTTCCCGTATCTTGACGTCTTTAGAGTGGGATCGATGGCTCTGAGGAGCGGGGAGGTTATCCAGGCGCTGGACCCGTACATTCAAGACGCTCGGAAGGAGAGGATGCGGCAGGCCGTTGTCGGAAGGAGCTACTCCGTCTGTCTCGTCGTCGAAGGCCTCTCTGACTTCGGCAACGTCTCCGCCGCGTTCCGTTCCGCCGATGCACTTGGAATCCAGTCCGTCCATGTTATTTCCCCGGATAGCAGGAAAAGGTGCAGCTTGATGTTAGG TATAAGGACAATAGGCATGTGA
- the LOC120274734 gene encoding LOW QUALITY PROTEIN: pentatricopeptide repeat-containing protein At1g08070, chloroplastic-like (The sequence of the model RefSeq protein was modified relative to this genomic sequence to represent the inferred CDS: deleted 1 base in 1 codon) → MVFVCMKMMPRCKLFPKWIHFHATKKPSYQILQMNQTLSQIITTNTSMTSSSLQDLIDVSISMFGPSHLLLLLTQFQHFIGTTLCNTVIKSYTHSGKHLHSILVYTQMPKIGVLPDLFTFPPLIKSVAQLNLKHLGLSIHGCTVKFGACHDVFTNTAIVHMYAILACISDACQVFDGMPERNSVTWNAMITGFVHSRRFKEAHELFNEMKRSGVEMGEVTMVNALSACAHLGALSQGVWIHNYIKHQGLRVNVFVGTTLIDMYMKCGVVDKAVEVFRTMSLKNVYTWNALISGFAMNGKGEAALEAFDMMIRGEITKPDDVTLLGVLCACCHQGLVDIGRMLFIDMERKFGVQRRIEHYGCMVDLLGRAGFLEEAHELIKTLPMKADAVIWRTLLAACRLHGDTQLGKLVIENLLQLEPENAENYVLLANMLVREQRWNEVGKVRAMLNQRRIKKVPGCSSIEIDNVVYEFVAASRFEKETMDEIYKMLEEVGMKLKVAGYVADTELVSYDLVEEEKEETLMHHSEKLALAFGMLRTQQNCTIRIVKNLRVCKDCHSFSKLVSKVYKREIVVRDRNRFHHFGGGVCSCRDYW, encoded by the exons ATGGTCTTTGTTTGCATGAAAATGATGCCAAGATGCAAACTTTTCCCCAAATGGATCCATTTCCATGCAACCAAGAAACCTAGTTATCAAATCCTCCAAATGAACCAAACCCTTTCCCAAATCATCACCACCAACACCTCCATGACCTCTTCTTCATTGCAAGATCTCATAGATGTGTCCATCTCCATGTTTGGTCCTTCCCACCTTCTTCTACTACTCACACAATTCCAACACTTCATTGGCACCACCCTTTGCAACACTGTTATCAAATCCTACACTCATTCTGGCAAACATCTTCATTCAATCCTTGTCTACACACAAATGCCGAAAATTGGAGTCCTACCCGACCTCTTCACGTTCCCTCCGCTTATCAAATCTGTTGCtcaattgaatctcaaacaccTTGGCTTGTCCATTCATGGCTGTACTGTAAAGTTTGGTGCTTGTCATGATGTATTCACCAACACTGCTATTGTTCATATGTATGCTATTCTTGCTTGCATTAGTGATGCATGCCAAGTATTTGATGGAATGCCAGAGAGGAACTCGGTTACTTGGAATGCGATGATTACAGGCTTTGTGCATAGTAGGAGATTTAAGGAAGCACATGAGTTATTCAATGAGATGAAGAGATCGGGTGTAGAAATGGGAGAGGTCACAATGGTCAACGCACTTTCAGCTTGTGCGCACTTGGGTGCTTTGAGTCAAGGAGTATGGATTCATAACTATATTAAGCATCAAGGTTTGAGGGTTAATGTGTTTGTAGGTACCACATTGATTGATATGTACATGAAGTGCGGTGTGGTGGACAAGGCTGTTGAGGTTTTCAGGACGATGAGCTTGAAGAATGTATACACCTGGAATGCGTTGATATCCGGGTTTGCCATGAATGGAAAAGGAGAAGCTGCTTTGGAAGCTTTTGACATGATGATTAGAGGGGAAATAACTAAGCCGGATGATGTAACTTTGTTAGGTGTTCTATGTGCTTGTTGTCACCAAGGGCTTGTTGACATCGGTCGCATGCTCTTCATCGACATGGAGAGGAAGTTTGGTGTGCAGCGGAGAATTGAGCACTATGGTTGCATGGTGGATCTTCTTGGAAGAGCGGGTTTCCTAGAAGAGGCTCATGAACTTATAAAAACACTGCCAATGAAAGCTGATGCTGTCATATGGAGGACACTGCTAGCTGCTTGTAGGCTTCATGGAGACACACAATTGGGCAAGCTTGTGATTGAAAACCTTCTTCAATTGGAGCCTGAGAATGCGGAGAACTATGTATTGCTTGCGAACATGTTAGTTCGTGAGCAAAGGTGGAATGAAGTCGGAAAGGTGAGGGCGATGTTGAACcagagaagaataaaaaaagtgcCTGGATGCAGTTCAATTGAGATTGACAATGTGGTGTACGAGTTTGTGGCTGCAAGCCGATTTGAGAAGGAAACAATGGATGAGATCTATAAGATGTTAGAGGAAGTGGGAATGAAGTTGAAGGTTGCTGGTTATGTTGCAGATACTGAGTTGGTTTCCTATGACCTTGTGGAAGAGGAAAAGGAAGAAACTTTGATGCACCACAGTGAGAAGCTTGCTCTGGCTTTCGGAATGCTAAGAACTCAACAAAATTGCACTATAAGGATAGTGAAGAACCTGAGAGTTTGCAAGGATTGTCACTCTTTTTCT AAGCTTGTTTCAAAGGTTTACAAGAGAGAAATTGTGGTTAGAGATAGAAACCGGTTTCACCATTTTGGAGGGGGAGTTTGTTCTTGCAGGGATTATTGGTGA
- the LOC120274741 gene encoding remorin 1.4, with protein sequence MKVSETKLPSMKKTPTFSDNYLNEPGPNVDDSGRNKKPGTSASMNVKPVSKVSSKLGTKASEWQKAELDKIQKRYEKMTATILEWENEKKIKAKRKLDQKESTLEARRARALQEYRNEMSRIDQIAGGARGVAEEKRRNEELKTIEKAKSIQTTGRTPHSFLCF encoded by the exons ATGAAGGTTTCTGAAACCAAGCTTCCTTCAATGAAGAAGACTCCGACGTTTTCTGATAATTATCTGAATGAACCGGGACCGAATGTAGATGATAGTGGCAGAAATAAGAAGCCTGGGACTAGTGCTTCGATGAATGTGAAACCAGTGAGTAAGGTCTCTAGTAAACTTGGAACAAAAGCAAGTGAATGGCAGAAAGCAGAGCTggataaaattcagaaaag GTATGAGAAGATGACTGCAACAATCTTGGAATGGGAGAATGAAAAGAAGATTAAAGCAAAGCGGAAATTGGACCAAAAAGAG AGCACGTTGGAAGCGAGAAGAGCGAGAGCATTACAAGAGTATCGGAATGAGATGTCAAGAATTGATCAAATTGCCGGAGGAGCAAGAGGAGTTgcagaagagaagagaaggaatGAGGAATTGAAAACAATTGAGAAGGCGAAGTCAATACAAACAACAGGAAGAACTCCACATTCATTTTTATGTTTCTGa